TTGTCTAATATGGTGGAACTGGAGATTTTAAGCAAATGAGTAAAttaccaataaaagaaaaacagactagttaaaataaaaagagaaaaaaataaaattatactggCCTCTAACCTAAAAGTAATGTACTAAATGCATTGCCTTAGATTTCCAGCAAAAAGAGGACctaattaggaaaatgtaaacaatttcagtttaaaattatatttgagcCCAAAATATCCCTACACAAATTTGCACCATGCTTTTACAGACAGACCAAGTCATTGGTTAATTTCTAactacaataatttaaaaatattgtacatCTTTACCATGAACAGACCCTGCAAAATTAACATTAATCAAGAAACTTTTGTGACTCAGGAACAGAACAAGTGTGGACAAGCACTAACTTTAGTCTGCAGACTTCCATTAGCAGAAACAAAATACATAATGAAAACCAAAACCTCCCCAATGGAAACACTGGGATGTAGGAGGATATTTTGGAAGCCATAAAAGCAAGAGGTCCTATTCCAAAACTAATCGATAGGAAAAATACAGAGCCAAAAGCAGCATAAGACAAACGCAATTAGAATGAATTTGTTAAAATAATCAACTTTAGAAAAACAACAGTCCATCTATCAGACACACCTTGCTTTACTGTGTTTGCTACATCTGGATCTCCTGTAAAATCTTGGCACACTTCATCAAATTATTGTTACTAACTAATGTTGCTAAGGTTCCTGCCAAATGTCCTTTGGGAACCAGAAGTATAAATCTTTGCTGTCAGAGAGATAGGATTGTGTTTAAAAGGAGAATCAACAACACAAGAATACGCGGTGGTTATCGACACCGAACTGAATGTGCCAACAGTATCCGCATGATTTTTATCAGGACAAGTTCAGTCACCTCTAACTCAGCACCTTGAGTAACTTATGAGAAGATGACAAGTTGTCAGTAAGTATGAAAATGCTCAGGCCATAAGGAACATTTAGCATGGATATCCCAGAAAACAAGACCTCAAAAACGTCATAATAAATGCAAGTGAATAATTCTTGTAATGGTTTAGAGTACTAATTTGACATCTTAAAATATTGGGAGGCTGTGGAGAGTGAGCATTCTGAGAAAGAATTTGAATCAAAAAAGATCTGGTTATAGGATTGAAACCATATTTTCTAAACCTGCTTTGTACCACAAATGATTCAATATTTTCCAAACTTTTTGATCAAATGTGCTTATTTTCCCcattggttttaaaaaattagcaaATGTCACTAGACACACTTGGAATATGATAACGGGGATTTTTCTGCTGCAGAAATGTTGGAAAGCCCCAGGTTTGAAACCATCCCAAACAGATGGCTCCACTCAGCTACCCTCTCCTAGTTACTTCCTCATTACAGAGTACTAACAAGACATATTTATGCGTTTAGAAATCCTTTACAGCACAGAAAACATGTGTTGTTGTTTCGTTAGTCCTACCACGAACTCACTAAACCTTTTCTTGGACACACAACCTCTCTTTAACAGTAGAACCAGAGGGCAAACTTGAGAAGCCCTGACAGCTAGCAGCCTGTCTATCCCTTAGGCTGTGATCCGAGAGTGCGCTGTGCATGACGGGAATAGGCGGCGGGaattatgggaaatgtagtctggCGACACCGCCCTGCTCTCCATTCCTGTAATGGCCGCTTTCGGTTAGGTAAGGTACAAACTCCGCTCCCCGGGATTCCAGGATTGATTCTCCGGGTGTACTTAGTTGCACAACGCAACAAATTTGCACCCTCCAAGGGCGAAGGAATTCCAGATCTATATGTCAGATCTTGGAATGAATTTGCTTCTCGGCTTGGTTTCGTTTAGCAATCTCTGTGTGAGAACTAACTTTAAATCTAGTAGTCTCTTTTTAAACGAACTGTTAGGGAGTGTTTTCTGTACTCGTTACCAATTTCTGTCCTTGCTGTTCGTTCCTCACTGACTCTAGCTTCCTCTTTAAAATAGGCTGTGTCACGAGTAACCTCTTAGCCTCAGCATCCGGAAGTTCCAAAGAGAATATTTCACGTTGGATAGAATTTGGATAGAATTTTACATATACCATTGTTTCTCGGTAAGCCTTATTTAAATTCCTTACAACTTCACAGAGTCACGTGTTGTGTCGTTTGACTTTTGCCAGATTTACCTGCATTTTCTAGATAGGAGACATGCTAAGAAAATGTAACTTTTACTTGTCAGGGTATTTTGAGTTTGCAAGTATCTTGTGcatttcccccctctcttttctaATGATGTACAGCTAGCCAGTTTCAGTTTGGTCAATGCCTATACTGTTGGAATTTCTATTGAAACTGCCGATGCGAGGGTGTTGTCATGAGATTAACCTGAAATGATTGTCTTTAGTTTTGTCATCTTAAACTGACATCTGAAATGATTCTCAAACTCCAGTCTTTAGAAAAGAATGCTGTGTATAtatattgtcatttttaaaagcaaggcttttatttttaacagtttcTTTTGTTCCGTGTTTCATTTCTAGGCAGGTTCAGCCGTCCAGATCCTAACATCATGAATTCAGTTTCAACACAATTGATCTTAGTCCTCACTTCGCTGCTTTTGATCCTGCCTGTTGTTGAAGCAGTCGAAGCTGGAGATGCAATCGCACTCTTATTAGGTGTGGTTCTCAGTATTACAGGCATCTGTGCTTGCTTGGGGATATACGCAAGAAAGCGAAACGGACAGATATGACTTTGAAGGACTCTTCTGAATTAGACTTCACCCTGACCATTGTGCTGAAAACCATTGTGCTGTTGAGGCCGAACCCAAGATTTGATCTCTCCCCTTCACAGCCAGAGGGTTACAGTTAGCTGAGAGTTAACACCCTCAGTTAAGACGATGCTTTCCTGTTCTGACTTGTTTCTCCTCTGATGGGAGCAGATGTGGGTGAAGGGAGGCTCTTAACAAAGAGTATGCTAGTAATGTGGCCCATAATTTGTATTTGCTGCTTGGGAAGGGGCCAAAGTGAGAGGGCTTAAGTTTGCATAAGTATTATTTCATACTTTCAAATTGTCAAAGCACATGAAATAGGAAGATGGGAGTGTTTGCCCAGAATCTAGTAAATCTACGTTATAATCACTGCCTCTTGCATTCTGGgggaatatctctctctctctctctctctctctctctctctctctctctctctctctgttggtgggttgggttgggttttggatttaggtttttgttgttactgagttttttttaatgcttctgttttttttatcTCCTTAGCTGATATTGTACTTAGATGTTAATAGCCAAAAACTTTTATCTCTGAGAAACaagtttaataaaaatgtacTAAACATATCAAAATAGAGGAAatatttgttaaagaaataaCTTTACACTAATTGAGTATTTTCCTCTTTGTGAGATGTATTGTATCAAATACATAGCCATTATGCCATCAGTTCACCTATTGTTTTGGTCTGCTTATATCTACATGTGAACTAATTATTCATAATCTGAGTGAAGAGGGACTGGTTATGTTACCTTAAAGGATCACAATGGGCAAGAAATGGGCATCTGTAAGATAGAAGAGGCCTCTGATAGAAAATCCACGAATAGGAAAGGAAGTATATTTGATGTGTACACCAGTTAAAAAGGCATTCCCTCTTCGCCCTAGTAATTCCAAGAGTCTCAAAACCAATAGATTACAGAGATTTTTAATTCACATTGTTGGGCCCGGGACAAATATTTTGGTTAGAATTTGTATTTTGAATGTTACTAGTTTCAAGAAAAACTACTCAAACAGTTAGTATACAAGAATCACTTCGGGTCCttatgttccagaaaaaaaacctttaattcCTAAGTTTCTGTTTGTATTGCATAGTAGTAGAGAAAGTGGGACCTGAGGAGTCATGCTTGGCAAGGATTTTCAGACCTTTATATGATTCTGAAGATTTGGCCAGAATGAAATAGTATGGGTAAGTCAAACTCATCTATGTTTTCAATGAAAGTAGATAATCAAATTGTTCCCCAAAATGCATTCTCTAACCTCTCACTCTCCAGATAACCTTAAAAGCCTTGACTTTTGTCAGGAAGCAGGCTATGGCCGATAAAATTCAGTATGTAGACCCTTTTCCCAAGTGAAGTGATGTGGCCTTCCCGAGAGTTCTGGCTAATATTAAAAACTAGTAACAAATGCTTACATTATAAAGCTGTGGAAAGCAAATGGGTTTATTGGTTTTTGAAGGTATTTCATCTTTTCACCAGAGAAGACACTAACAGTCTTTGTTTGGGTAAATTGGCATTTAATAAAACGTGTCCATGCATGCTAAGGAAGGAAGACACAGGTGGCCTGACAGCTGTCATCTTTTGTCCTCCAGCTCGTTGGAGCAGATTTAGAGaggctgtcttctcttccttgccAGTCCCAACTTTTCCTCTGGGATGGGAGAAATCTAATGTAAAGCACATTGTAAGTCACAATCACCTCCAGGTACTATTTTCAGAATATTCAAAATAATACTACAGGAAAACAGTCTTTACTGACAGTGTGTTTCCACAAGTGCTCCAAAGAATGTTTTCGAAAACTGCCATTTTAGATCTTATCCGTAAAAGCAGAAGTAGAGAGAGGGATATGCTTTCTAAAAATAGCTTCACTGGGccaaggagatgactcagtggataaagatgctTCCATTCATTGATGACCTACCTGGGCTGGAACCTCAGTGTCCACaccatggaaggaaagaaccaactcccacagccgaaaacaccatgaccaccatATGTGTTCCCAACCTCTGACATATACACTAAGTAGTCAGTACTTAATATAATTAAAAGCATCGGGCAGGGGGAGCTTCATTTTTTACTTAGACTATAAGATTTTGCTTAAACACAGAAACATGGGCTGCGGAGATGGCTCCATTGATAACAATGCTTCCTGTACAAGCATGAATATAAAAACCCATATAAAAACCTGGGCAGTAGGACATGGGTAAAATCTCTACCTCAGGGATAAAGACAGGTATGTTCCTGGGACTTCCTGCCCAGCCTTTAGCCACTGCATTGAGCTCCAGACTCAAAGAGAGGCCCTGCTCTCAAAAAAAGAGTCTGACTGAAGAAAAGGTTCAGTGTTCTGTcctccatatacacacactcatatatatatatatatatatatatatatatatatgtctcatacacacacaaagtcatGTGGCAGATCTTAACTATCAGCTCCTTTGAGAATCTGATaagtgtttttgattttttttcctaactaaATACACATGCTCACATTTTCAGATTAGTTTCACAAAATTTGCCGAGCTAAAGCCCATCTAGGAATCGACAATTACAATTTTCTggtttgcttgttcatttgttCTCAAGTTCAAATTCTTTCCAATTGCACAGTTCATCCCATTGCTAGGAGAGAGAACACCTCTAGAATTGACAGGTGTCCCTCGGGTGCCTGGCACAGTGTCTGATGTATGATAAATGTTTTGCTAGTTAGAagagtttagtttttaaaagcagaaaaaataaatgaatttaaggtctgtgtcaatatttttttatttctgcctcACAACTTTCAGGGCTTTAATTTTACTCTTCAGAAGGTGGGATGTAACCTGTCTTGGCCTGGCAATCTTAAGCTTATTCTAGATAGGATTTTCTGAGCTTTTAAATTTGGAAGTTTACATTTTCCCCAAAATTTAGGAAACATTTTTCCATTATTtcttcaaatactttctcagcctGACCATTTCTGCTTTTATGTTAGGACTCCAGTGACCGAAAAGTAGATGGTTTGCTGTAAACCTAACAATTAATTAGCCTATTTTTTCTCTTAATCAGATTGTAATTTCTAGTGTTCTAGCCCCAGATTCACTAATTTTACTGTtgtatttttttcacttaaaaagttatcattccttttttttttttttttttttttttttttttttttttttttttttttttatcttctgttcaattGCTAAGAGACAATACATTTGTTTCAAGCATGTCATTGAGTGGTCACTGAAGTACCTTCTTAGTGACTGCTTTGGTATCCATGCCCCATGACACTAACATTTCTGTTATGTGAATAAGTATTTAATGTGCTTAACAGTAACATGACAAATGCTTTAGAAGTAATCACTTAGACCATTTAAGATGAGACATAGAATTTGTTTTGGCCTGGTCAGAACAGTCTAGTTCATGGTCCACCAGGAAAAATGCTTGATTCTCAAATCATTGAAAACCATAAAGACATAAGCAAACTGGGGATGGAGACAGGGTTCACCAACTAAGAGCACTTAACTGTTCttcagagaacctaggttcaaatcctagcacccacatcatgactcatagccatctgtaattctagttccagggagtCCAGTGTCTTCATCCAGCCTCTAAGGTATTATACATGCGTGAGGTACATAGACATTCACACTGGCAAAATACCTGaacacatatttctttttaaagaaatattaagcAAACTAAAAGTAAATGTCTGTTTCCCATGATGATGAGTAGAATAGAATCTTCTAGTTTGATTGACTACATTTAACATGATTTgcacaccccagagctcccaggaactaaaccaccaaccaacgagtacacatggagagacccatggctccaactatgtatgtagcaaaggattgccttatctgacatcaatgggaggggagcccttagtcctgtggaggctcaatgccccagcataggggaatgctagggcagtgaggtgggagttggggggaagcaccttcatagaaacagggggtagggggatgggatggggggttccagaggggaaaccagaaagagggataatatttgaaatgtaaataaataaaataaccaataaaaattatacttttttaaaaaaaaattaaagataaataaaaaagaaaacagaatcaaaCCTATAAATATTTACAGGATAGTACGTTTAGGTTTTCTAATTTTTAACAATTTcatttatctaaatattttctgcaaaaaaaaaaaagcgtaatTGCTATAAAAATGAGCTACAAATGGCATTCACTTTCTCACTATAAGCTCCAGTGCTCATTTTTGCGGGTATTATTTATGAATGATTGAAAATATTAGTTGGTTCTTCACAATCTGAAAAAGTGTAAAATGTTATAGACAAGAAGGTTAAGCATTTGTAAAGGGCTAATCAGGAAGCACTTTGTtaaacactgggattataaataCTCTCTTTCACAATGTTAGTCAAGATAATTATGTTCTAGTTAAATGTGCATAAATCATTTAGCAAAAGAACTTAGCATATTCACCAAGAATGGAAACTATATCATACTTTATTTCACGCAATTTCACTCCAGAGCATTTGACACCAATGTCAAACAATTTTATGAGTCTTGGTATAGTATGTGCTCCACTTCTTTGCATAATACTTTAGCAGACACCACTTCTCAAGCCTCAACAGTGAGgtctttagtttgtttgtttgtttggttggttggtttggtttggttggttgcttgccTAAATTACGTCAGAAGTCTCTACAAAGCTTCCTTGTAGCAGGATTTGTGGCTTCATAGTATttatctgtaaatacagtaaggAATGCTAATGTGCTGGCAGTATTGCAATGACCCATTTTTTGTCAGAAGCAATGAGGATTGGATTCCATCTTCCAACTCCTCATTAACAATAGCAGTTTAGGCTCCATTCTCCCAGGTTCTCACCACCAACTAGGGTGATAAACACTGAAAGATTCTTTATTTCTGAATGTTGCTAGGCCTACGTTAGTTAGTCACTTTGGGGGCTGTTGGCTTTGAGTGGGAGTGTCTGAGCAATGGCTTGTTTTCATTCTTGTCTCTTGAGATAATCCCTAATAAAGTTCATTCAGATCAGAAAAGGAGCtgcctgacactactgaactgaagCCAAAAATCTACCAAAGGACTAAACTGCCATTGTGGTATGTGTCAAACTTGGCTAAAACATCTTCCCAGTGGCTAAGACAGACAGTTGATGGGATGAGACACACTTTTGCTCCCTTATTCTAAACACCGTCTATCACTAAATGCTATGCACACACCTTCAAATTTTCCCTAGTATCTGTCCATTTCTATCCCAGTGGTTCTACCCAGTTCAGTTAAGAGCATTATAATGATGTGGATGAGATCAATTGCACCTCCTAGCTGGTCTTCTGACTTCCCATCTTACTCCTCTGCAATGTTGTCCAAGCTCAACTTTAATGAACTTTTCAGAAATGGAGTCTCCATTGCAATGACCATTTGccagtgaagatgtgtggacagggGTATGCCTGTGCTGTGgaacacactgacacactacagcttccatgacaagatgttttctatgctttgttttggttttttgttttgtttggggctttgttattgtttgcttgtttgtgtgtgtgttctttttttcttttggaggagcttgcaagggtggagggtaaATATGAGGGGACTGAGGGATGAGTATAACTGGGGTACATGAtgggaaactcacaaagaatcaatccagattaaaagaaaaagaaagaaaaaaaaaaagacatggattCATGGTGTGGGTGCCACACCATGAGATGACAGCAAACACATTCATAGTATTTCTTCCCTCCACAATTAAACCTCACTACAAACATGCCTCACAAACACTCCTATTGATGTTATCTTCTAGATTCTAATCAACAATGAAGATTAGCCATAACACTACATTATGCAATGATTCTTTTGAAACTAATAAATTTATGCTAGTAATATTAAATAACGATATAGTATAACAAAATGGCTGAGACATGGAGATGTACACTTACTATTTCAGAATGTAGGAGACCAAGACAGAAGAATCACAAATTCAAAGCCAAGCTGCCTACCAGGTTGCAAAGTAAATTCTAAGTCATGTGGGGCTAAAGAGGTACCCTCTctttaaacacaaacaaaagaaacctgtATCTTACCAGCACCCCCGAGAAACAACCATTTTGCACAccaaatttcatatatataagtTAACTAAACCACATTAGAACACACGCATtagtttttctatgttttttttttttttttcacatgagtCATGGGTAGTTTAACTCAGGCACTATTCCAGGCCATACATTTCCATGCGCCATTGCTTCTTCAAATGCTATTTCTTTAACCATGTTAGTGATTTCTATCATCTTTCTGTCTTGTGTGGGTGTTTCACTAAAACACATATTACTATGTGGCTTACGGTTGGCTCTGCTTAAAACAGAGTAAACTTCTAGTTTATTGTCCATTAAGTCAATTGTGTCTGCCTAGAAGCAGTGACGAGGATATCTAGCTATTGGTTTATGGACATACTCAAGAAAGCCAGTCTGGAATCTCACATATGAGCCTAGCCCTGAACTCTGATGCTCAGCCCTCCACTTCAAGTCAGCAATAGCTTTGAAGGCAGAACGCTCTGTTTACTTCTTCTTtgcagagaagaaaattaaaaaaaactttattctCCTTGCTGCCCACATTAGAAGTACTTATTGATTATTTGATATAAGAAATTTGCTTAgtcaatcatttttaaattccacttaatatttttattttatttttaatatgtttttactaaaataaaattatatacctttccctctccctttctttttccaggCCTTCCCAAATACTCTCCCTCAAACCCCTctactctccctttcttcctttgattattattacacacatacatacacacacacacatacacacatataatatgtgtgtgtgtgtttgtgagtgtactaatatatatgcacaatatGCTAAATCCACTGAATACATGATTTCAAGGATGACCTACCTACATAAGACAATCTGTAAATGGGCTCGTCTTCTACACATCTTGGCTGGCATCCTTGTGGTCCCACCCCAGCAATCTGAGCTTTATTCATATCCTTGATGCTTGCTCTGGACAGTTTTCTCCCAAACTGATAGACTGTGGGAGGAGATTAGGTCATGAGGATGTAGATCTTATGAATTTAATTAGTGAACTTATGAGGAGAGGAGATATAGTGTAGCATTCATTTCTTTCCAGTTCCTCTctatttcttcccttttcttctctccttaccctgcccccacttctcttctctctgccatgTAAGAATATACACAAGAAGGCCTCTCCAAACCAGGAAGAGAGTTCTCAAGAGACACCAAATTGGCAGGCATCTTGACCAATTTCTAGTCTAGAGAACTGTAAGAAATAAACTTCTGTTGTTTAAGACAGTCTATAATATTCTGTATAAGCAGCCTAAACTGAATAATATATTTCTATCTCCTATCATTGAGAAGTTCCACCTATCCACCTGTCCTGCCTGCACCATAGCAATACATATAGACCcacgtatacacatgcataccttTTTCAATTTGTGTGACAATAACCATAcctaacatttattgagcacttaccaTCTCCAACATTGtattgcatattttataaatataattatctcTTGCAGTTTCATTATAAACTCATTGCTTACTTACTACTTTACTGCCATAATACCCATATATAAAACTCAAAAAGAGCATCTAATTTTCCCAATACCACATAGCTAGTAAACAGTAGAGAAAAGAGTCAAAGCCAGACTGCTTCCACATCCTATGAATTCTTCTCACAAGATTCAGCctaaagaaagggaggaaatcTGTGGTGCTCCCACCACCTAGTTGAGCCTTGTTTTCAAAACTCTTTCCTTGGTCGGGTCCAGACCCACTGTTTACATGCCCACTGCTCAGCCCtctctcctgggatctgctcattCTG
The DNA window shown above is from Arvicanthis niloticus isolate mArvNil1 chromosome 15, mArvNil1.pat.X, whole genome shotgun sequence and carries:
- the Smim30 gene encoding small integral membrane protein 30, which gives rise to MNSVSTQLILVLTSLLLILPVVEAVEAGDAIALLLGVVLSITGICACLGIYARKRNGQI